The bacterium genome contains the following window.
GCAAATCAATCAACAAAAAGATATTGCGATTGATATTTTCAAAGATTGAGATATTATCAGATGCCTTACAAGGAGATGTAAAAAAACTTACTAACTATTCTCCTGAATATTGTTTACGCGCAGGTGATTATAAAATCCTTTTCGAAACAGAAAACGAGAGGATAATTATTTATCGAATTATGCACAGAAAAGAAGCCT
Protein-coding sequences here:
- a CDS encoding type II toxin-antitoxin system RelE/ParE family toxin is translated as MKYKIEFKPRVIKDCKSINKKILRLIFSKIEILSDALQGDVKKLTNYSPEYCLRAGDYKILFETENERIIIYRIMHRKEAYR